In Ciconia boyciana chromosome 16, ASM3463844v1, whole genome shotgun sequence, one genomic interval encodes:
- the GGA3 gene encoding ADP-ribosylation factor-binding protein GGA3 isoform X1, whose amino-acid sequence MAEAEGESLESWLNKATNPSNRQEDWEYIIGFCDQINKELEGPQIAVRLLAHKIQSPQEWEAVQALTVLEACMKNCGRRFHNEVGKFRFLNELIKVVSPKYLGDRVSEKVKTKVIELLYSWTVALPEESKIKDAYYMLKRQGIVMFDPVIPADRTLIPSPPPRPKNPVFDDEEKSKLLAKLLKSKNPDDLQEANKLIKSMVKEDEARIQKVTKRMHTLEEVNNNVKLLNEMLVHYSKEDSSEADRELMKELYERCETKRRTLFKLASETEDNDSSLGDILQASDNLSRVINSYKKIIEGQVINGEVDLPVMSVVEGSNSTSNLNTLIDLAGLDVTSTPPPPVPPTTLMPAPTVAPAPAEIPILPPPPQTFAQLRSSSSSQVEAAPAQQSSTANSLSLLDEELLCLGLNDPAPTTAKETSENNQWSMFENDQLDLDFFNPKMVTVACNPAGNPLLHHTSQTTCGTSVTLPSAFTASQTAPSIPAPNSAPFVFSAVLAAPAGPPKTIPAAPGYFSSSVGSNMSHKMDALGQLLEEAKGTATQGMVTPLVFPGVTLPTTVASAPLIAPAGLPVTAPGAPPVPFPSSCAAGSGSPLFQPASFQQQGSPMKAPEISLANVHVPLESIKPSSALPVTAYDKNGFRILLHFARECPPGRSDVLVVVVSMLNTAPLPVKNIVLQAAVPKSMKVKLQPPSGTELSPFNPIQPPAAITQVMLLANPTKEKVRLRYRLTFTLGDQPSTEVGEVDQFPPVEQWGNL is encoded by the exons ATAAAGCCACTAACCCATCTAACAGGCAAGAAGACTGGGAATACATCATCGGATTCTGTGACCAGATCAACAAAGAACTTGAAGG GCCACAGATAGCTGTGAGACTCCTGGCTCATAAAATCCAGTCACCACAGGAATGGGAGGCAGTCCAAGCCTTGACA GTGCTGGAAGCTTGTATGAAGAATTGTGGGAGAAGATTTCATAATGAAGTAGGGAAGTTTCGCTTTTTAAACGAGTTAATAAAAGTTGTGTCTCCAAAG TACCTGGGAGACCGAGTCTCAGAGAAGGTGAAGACCAAAGTCATTGAATTGCTGTATAGCTGGACAGTGGCATTGCCAGAAGAATCCAAAATCAAGGATGCCTACTACATGCTGAAGCGACAAG GGATCGTTATGTTTGATCCTGTGATTCCTGCAGACAGAACCCTGATTCCTTCTCCACCGCCTCGTCCCAAAAACCCTGTGTTTGATGATGAGGAGAAATCCAAG CTTCTAGCcaaactgctgaaaagcaaaaacccaGATGATTTACAAGAGGCCAACAAGCTTATAAAATCTATGGTAAAAGAG GATGAGGCTCGAATTCAAAAAGTGACAAAACGCATGCACACGCTGGAGGAAGTAAATAACAACGTGAAGCTGCTGAATGAGATGTTGGTTCATTACAGCAAAGAGGACTCATCAGAGGCCGATAGGGAGCTCATGAAG GAGCTCTATGAAAGGTGTGAAACCAAAAGACGAACATTATTCAAGCTGGCCAGTGAGACAGAGGATAATGACAGCAGTTTGG GGGATATTCTGCAGGCCAGTGATAATTTATCCCGTGTGATAAATtcctataaaaaaataatagaggGGCAAGTGATCAATGGTGAAGTGGATCTCCCTGTGATGTCTGTAGTGGAAG GGAGTAACTCCACAAGTAATCTCAACACCCTCATTGATCTTGCTGGATTGGACGTCACCAGCACCCCACCACCTCCAGTGCCACCCACCACCCTGATGCCAGCCCCTACAGtagccccagccccagcagaaaTCCCCATTCTCCCGCCTCCTCCCCAGACGTTCGCACAGTTGCGGAGCAGTTCCTCTAGCCAAGTGGAAGCCGCACCCgctcagcagagcagcacagccaaCTCCCTCTCCTTGCTGGATGAGGAGCTTCTGTGCTTAG gccTGAATGACCCAGCCCCTACAACAGCGAAGGAGACATCAGAAAACAACCAGTGGAGCATGTTTGAG AATGACCAGTTGGACCTGGATTTCTTTAATCCGAAGATGGTGACTGTTGCTTGCAACCCTGCAGGGAACCCTCTTCTCCACCACACATCACAGACCACATGTGGAACGTCAGTGACGCTGCCCTCTGCTTTCACAGCCTCTCAGACTGCTCCCAGCATCCCAGCACCAAACTCAGCACCGTTTGTATTCTCTGCTGTACTGGCTGCCCCTGCAGGGCCTCCTAAGACTATTCCAGCTGCTCCTGGGTACTTCAGCTCATCTGTGGGGAGCAATATGTCACATAAGATGGATGCATTGGGACAACTCCTTGAAGAAGCCAAAGG gACTGCCACCCAAGGCATGGTGACACCCTTGGTGTTCCCTGGGGTTACTTTGCCAACCACTGTCGCCTCTGCCCCGTTAATAGCACCTGCAGGGCTGCCAGTCACTGCCCCTGGAGCCCCTCCAGTTCCTTTCCcaagcagctgtgctgctggctcagGAAGTCCTCTCTTCCAGCCAGCATCATTCCAGCAGCAAGGCAGTCCCATGAAAGCACCTGAAATTTCTTTGGCCAATGTCCATGTTCCCTTGGAATCCATTAAACCCA GCAGTGCCCTCCCGGTGACAGCCTATGACAAGAATGGCTTCCGGATCCTCTTGCACTTTGCCAGGGAGTGCCCGCCAGGAAGGTCGGATGTGCTAGTTGTGGTGGTCTCGATGCTGAACACGGCACCGCTTCCTGTGAAGAACATCgtgctgcaggctgctgtgccGAAG tccATGAAAGTGAAGTTGCAACCACCCTCTGGCACAGAGCTGTCTCCATTCAATCCCATCCAGCCGCCTGCTGCCATCACCCAAGTCATGCTTCTGGCAAATCCTACAAAG gagaaagtGAGGCTGAGATACAGACTGACCTTCACACTGGGAGACCAGCCCAGCACAGAGGTTGGCGAAGTGGATCAGTTTCCCCCAGTAGAGCAGTGGGGGAATCTATGA
- the GGA3 gene encoding ADP-ribosylation factor-binding protein GGA3 isoform X3, whose product MKNCGRRFHNEVGKFRFLNELIKVVSPKYLGDRVSEKVKTKVIELLYSWTVALPEESKIKDAYYMLKRQGIVMFDPVIPADRTLIPSPPPRPKNPVFDDEEKSKLLAKLLKSKNPDDLQEANKLIKSMVKEDEARIQKVTKRMHTLEEVNNNVKLLNEMLVHYSKEDSSEADRELMKELYERCETKRRTLFKLASETEDNDSSLGDILQASDNLSRVINSYKKIIEGQVINGEVDLPVMSVVEGSNSTSNLNTLIDLAGLDVTSTPPPPVPPTTLMPAPTVAPAPAEIPILPPPPQTFAQLRSSSSSQVEAAPAQQSSTANSLSLLDEELLCLGLNDPAPTTAKETSENNQWSMFENDQLDLDFFNPKMVTVACNPAGNPLLHHTSQTTCGTSVTLPSAFTASQTAPSIPAPNSAPFVFSAVLAAPAGPPKTIPAAPGYFSSSVGSNMSHKMDALGQLLEEAKGTATQGMVTPLVFPGVTLPTTVASAPLIAPAGLPVTAPGAPPVPFPSSCAAGSGSPLFQPASFQQQGSPMKAPEISLANVHVPLESIKPSSALPVTAYDKNGFRILLHFARECPPGRSDVLVVVVSMLNTAPLPVKNIVLQAAVPKSMKVKLQPPSGTELSPFNPIQPPAAITQVMLLANPTKEKVRLRYRLTFTLGDQPSTEVGEVDQFPPVEQWGNL is encoded by the exons ATGAAGAATTGTGGGAGAAGATTTCATAATGAAGTAGGGAAGTTTCGCTTTTTAAACGAGTTAATAAAAGTTGTGTCTCCAAAG TACCTGGGAGACCGAGTCTCAGAGAAGGTGAAGACCAAAGTCATTGAATTGCTGTATAGCTGGACAGTGGCATTGCCAGAAGAATCCAAAATCAAGGATGCCTACTACATGCTGAAGCGACAAG GGATCGTTATGTTTGATCCTGTGATTCCTGCAGACAGAACCCTGATTCCTTCTCCACCGCCTCGTCCCAAAAACCCTGTGTTTGATGATGAGGAGAAATCCAAG CTTCTAGCcaaactgctgaaaagcaaaaacccaGATGATTTACAAGAGGCCAACAAGCTTATAAAATCTATGGTAAAAGAG GATGAGGCTCGAATTCAAAAAGTGACAAAACGCATGCACACGCTGGAGGAAGTAAATAACAACGTGAAGCTGCTGAATGAGATGTTGGTTCATTACAGCAAAGAGGACTCATCAGAGGCCGATAGGGAGCTCATGAAG GAGCTCTATGAAAGGTGTGAAACCAAAAGACGAACATTATTCAAGCTGGCCAGTGAGACAGAGGATAATGACAGCAGTTTGG GGGATATTCTGCAGGCCAGTGATAATTTATCCCGTGTGATAAATtcctataaaaaaataatagaggGGCAAGTGATCAATGGTGAAGTGGATCTCCCTGTGATGTCTGTAGTGGAAG GGAGTAACTCCACAAGTAATCTCAACACCCTCATTGATCTTGCTGGATTGGACGTCACCAGCACCCCACCACCTCCAGTGCCACCCACCACCCTGATGCCAGCCCCTACAGtagccccagccccagcagaaaTCCCCATTCTCCCGCCTCCTCCCCAGACGTTCGCACAGTTGCGGAGCAGTTCCTCTAGCCAAGTGGAAGCCGCACCCgctcagcagagcagcacagccaaCTCCCTCTCCTTGCTGGATGAGGAGCTTCTGTGCTTAG gccTGAATGACCCAGCCCCTACAACAGCGAAGGAGACATCAGAAAACAACCAGTGGAGCATGTTTGAG AATGACCAGTTGGACCTGGATTTCTTTAATCCGAAGATGGTGACTGTTGCTTGCAACCCTGCAGGGAACCCTCTTCTCCACCACACATCACAGACCACATGTGGAACGTCAGTGACGCTGCCCTCTGCTTTCACAGCCTCTCAGACTGCTCCCAGCATCCCAGCACCAAACTCAGCACCGTTTGTATTCTCTGCTGTACTGGCTGCCCCTGCAGGGCCTCCTAAGACTATTCCAGCTGCTCCTGGGTACTTCAGCTCATCTGTGGGGAGCAATATGTCACATAAGATGGATGCATTGGGACAACTCCTTGAAGAAGCCAAAGG gACTGCCACCCAAGGCATGGTGACACCCTTGGTGTTCCCTGGGGTTACTTTGCCAACCACTGTCGCCTCTGCCCCGTTAATAGCACCTGCAGGGCTGCCAGTCACTGCCCCTGGAGCCCCTCCAGTTCCTTTCCcaagcagctgtgctgctggctcagGAAGTCCTCTCTTCCAGCCAGCATCATTCCAGCAGCAAGGCAGTCCCATGAAAGCACCTGAAATTTCTTTGGCCAATGTCCATGTTCCCTTGGAATCCATTAAACCCA GCAGTGCCCTCCCGGTGACAGCCTATGACAAGAATGGCTTCCGGATCCTCTTGCACTTTGCCAGGGAGTGCCCGCCAGGAAGGTCGGATGTGCTAGTTGTGGTGGTCTCGATGCTGAACACGGCACCGCTTCCTGTGAAGAACATCgtgctgcaggctgctgtgccGAAG tccATGAAAGTGAAGTTGCAACCACCCTCTGGCACAGAGCTGTCTCCATTCAATCCCATCCAGCCGCCTGCTGCCATCACCCAAGTCATGCTTCTGGCAAATCCTACAAAG gagaaagtGAGGCTGAGATACAGACTGACCTTCACACTGGGAGACCAGCCCAGCACAGAGGTTGGCGAAGTGGATCAGTTTCCCCCAGTAGAGCAGTGGGGGAATCTATGA
- the GGA3 gene encoding ADP-ribosylation factor-binding protein GGA3 isoform X2, which produces MAEAEGESLESWLNKATNPSNRQEDWEYIIGFCDQINKELEGPQIAVRLLAHKIQSPQEWEAVQALTVLEACMKNCGRRFHNEVGKFRFLNELIKVVSPKYLGDRVSEKVKTKVIELLYSWTVALPEESKIKDAYYMLKRQDRTLIPSPPPRPKNPVFDDEEKSKLLAKLLKSKNPDDLQEANKLIKSMVKEDEARIQKVTKRMHTLEEVNNNVKLLNEMLVHYSKEDSSEADRELMKELYERCETKRRTLFKLASETEDNDSSLGDILQASDNLSRVINSYKKIIEGQVINGEVDLPVMSVVEGSNSTSNLNTLIDLAGLDVTSTPPPPVPPTTLMPAPTVAPAPAEIPILPPPPQTFAQLRSSSSSQVEAAPAQQSSTANSLSLLDEELLCLGLNDPAPTTAKETSENNQWSMFENDQLDLDFFNPKMVTVACNPAGNPLLHHTSQTTCGTSVTLPSAFTASQTAPSIPAPNSAPFVFSAVLAAPAGPPKTIPAAPGYFSSSVGSNMSHKMDALGQLLEEAKGTATQGMVTPLVFPGVTLPTTVASAPLIAPAGLPVTAPGAPPVPFPSSCAAGSGSPLFQPASFQQQGSPMKAPEISLANVHVPLESIKPSSALPVTAYDKNGFRILLHFARECPPGRSDVLVVVVSMLNTAPLPVKNIVLQAAVPKSMKVKLQPPSGTELSPFNPIQPPAAITQVMLLANPTKEKVRLRYRLTFTLGDQPSTEVGEVDQFPPVEQWGNL; this is translated from the exons ATAAAGCCACTAACCCATCTAACAGGCAAGAAGACTGGGAATACATCATCGGATTCTGTGACCAGATCAACAAAGAACTTGAAGG GCCACAGATAGCTGTGAGACTCCTGGCTCATAAAATCCAGTCACCACAGGAATGGGAGGCAGTCCAAGCCTTGACA GTGCTGGAAGCTTGTATGAAGAATTGTGGGAGAAGATTTCATAATGAAGTAGGGAAGTTTCGCTTTTTAAACGAGTTAATAAAAGTTGTGTCTCCAAAG TACCTGGGAGACCGAGTCTCAGAGAAGGTGAAGACCAAAGTCATTGAATTGCTGTATAGCTGGACAGTGGCATTGCCAGAAGAATCCAAAATCAAGGATGCCTACTACATGCTGAAGCGACAAG ACAGAACCCTGATTCCTTCTCCACCGCCTCGTCCCAAAAACCCTGTGTTTGATGATGAGGAGAAATCCAAG CTTCTAGCcaaactgctgaaaagcaaaaacccaGATGATTTACAAGAGGCCAACAAGCTTATAAAATCTATGGTAAAAGAG GATGAGGCTCGAATTCAAAAAGTGACAAAACGCATGCACACGCTGGAGGAAGTAAATAACAACGTGAAGCTGCTGAATGAGATGTTGGTTCATTACAGCAAAGAGGACTCATCAGAGGCCGATAGGGAGCTCATGAAG GAGCTCTATGAAAGGTGTGAAACCAAAAGACGAACATTATTCAAGCTGGCCAGTGAGACAGAGGATAATGACAGCAGTTTGG GGGATATTCTGCAGGCCAGTGATAATTTATCCCGTGTGATAAATtcctataaaaaaataatagaggGGCAAGTGATCAATGGTGAAGTGGATCTCCCTGTGATGTCTGTAGTGGAAG GGAGTAACTCCACAAGTAATCTCAACACCCTCATTGATCTTGCTGGATTGGACGTCACCAGCACCCCACCACCTCCAGTGCCACCCACCACCCTGATGCCAGCCCCTACAGtagccccagccccagcagaaaTCCCCATTCTCCCGCCTCCTCCCCAGACGTTCGCACAGTTGCGGAGCAGTTCCTCTAGCCAAGTGGAAGCCGCACCCgctcagcagagcagcacagccaaCTCCCTCTCCTTGCTGGATGAGGAGCTTCTGTGCTTAG gccTGAATGACCCAGCCCCTACAACAGCGAAGGAGACATCAGAAAACAACCAGTGGAGCATGTTTGAG AATGACCAGTTGGACCTGGATTTCTTTAATCCGAAGATGGTGACTGTTGCTTGCAACCCTGCAGGGAACCCTCTTCTCCACCACACATCACAGACCACATGTGGAACGTCAGTGACGCTGCCCTCTGCTTTCACAGCCTCTCAGACTGCTCCCAGCATCCCAGCACCAAACTCAGCACCGTTTGTATTCTCTGCTGTACTGGCTGCCCCTGCAGGGCCTCCTAAGACTATTCCAGCTGCTCCTGGGTACTTCAGCTCATCTGTGGGGAGCAATATGTCACATAAGATGGATGCATTGGGACAACTCCTTGAAGAAGCCAAAGG gACTGCCACCCAAGGCATGGTGACACCCTTGGTGTTCCCTGGGGTTACTTTGCCAACCACTGTCGCCTCTGCCCCGTTAATAGCACCTGCAGGGCTGCCAGTCACTGCCCCTGGAGCCCCTCCAGTTCCTTTCCcaagcagctgtgctgctggctcagGAAGTCCTCTCTTCCAGCCAGCATCATTCCAGCAGCAAGGCAGTCCCATGAAAGCACCTGAAATTTCTTTGGCCAATGTCCATGTTCCCTTGGAATCCATTAAACCCA GCAGTGCCCTCCCGGTGACAGCCTATGACAAGAATGGCTTCCGGATCCTCTTGCACTTTGCCAGGGAGTGCCCGCCAGGAAGGTCGGATGTGCTAGTTGTGGTGGTCTCGATGCTGAACACGGCACCGCTTCCTGTGAAGAACATCgtgctgcaggctgctgtgccGAAG tccATGAAAGTGAAGTTGCAACCACCCTCTGGCACAGAGCTGTCTCCATTCAATCCCATCCAGCCGCCTGCTGCCATCACCCAAGTCATGCTTCTGGCAAATCCTACAAAG gagaaagtGAGGCTGAGATACAGACTGACCTTCACACTGGGAGACCAGCCCAGCACAGAGGTTGGCGAAGTGGATCAGTTTCCCCCAGTAGAGCAGTGGGGGAATCTATGA